One window of Triticum dicoccoides isolate Atlit2015 ecotype Zavitan chromosome 5A, WEW_v2.0, whole genome shotgun sequence genomic DNA carries:
- the LOC119298437 gene encoding uncharacterized protein LOC119298437: MLLGILEASVMYQAGLARPGGMWGDDDTPSPSPSAHPPTVAGNPILLDFNAARYQAFFYCNATSFVASIAVILLLLQRTLKKQQPGAPLRTLQTAVVLDLLGLLGAYAAGSCRDWETSGYVIALVAIVVVFIALHGLLSFDIVFNKARKLLPKKYFGGGNDVEAQPGNPDQTSRHGQCLVYVFFACLRSFDSKCVRHRFHLMCLVCGVMNKYL, from the coding sequence ATGTTGCTTGGCATCCTCGAGGCCAGCGTGATGTACCAGGCGGGTCTCGCGCGTCCCGGAGGCATGTGGGGTGACGACGATACCCCGTCGCCGTCCCCATCGGCACACCCGCCCACCGTAGCTGGCAACCCGATCCTGCTTGACTTCAACGCTGCACGGTACCAAGCATTCTTCTACTGCAACGCGACTTCCTTTGTGGCCTCTATCGCCGTCATCCTGCTGCTGCTGCAGCGCACCTTGAAGAAGCAGCAGCCCGGCGCGCCGCTGCGGACGTTGCAGACCGCCGTGGTGCTGGACCTGCTCGGGCTGCTTGGCGCGTACGCCGCCGGCAGCTGCAGGGACTGGGAGACGTCTGGCTACGTCATCGCGCTCGTAGCCATCGTGGTCGTCTTCATTGCGCTGCACGGGCTGTTGTCGTTCGACATCGTGTTTAACAAGGCCAGGAAGCTCCTGCCGAAGAAGTACTTTGGAGGTGGCAACGATGTTGAGGCCCAGCCCGGGAATCCCGATCAGACCAGCCGCCATGGACAATGCCTAGTTTATGTTTTCTTTGCTTGTTTGCGTTCTTTTGATTCCAAATGCGTGCGCCACAGATTCCATTTGATGTGTCTTGTATGTGGAGTAATGAACAAGTATTTGTAA